From Nymphaea colorata isolate Beijing-Zhang1983 chromosome 6, ASM883128v2, whole genome shotgun sequence, a single genomic window includes:
- the LOC116256528 gene encoding uncharacterized protein LOC116256528 isoform X1, with protein MASSSLFTLSPSFLTTSHHHHAAVVAPPLFSLNFRTKFSPSTLSPAFSRRGNDMDEQKHWILEKYGLDPSDFVDESYSEGTQKKSKGRRKGRRSEEDKEDGKGRRLAQALEEPKPPRTTHKLLQVLGGKARRRKLLSPKGMDVRPMMEVVRGAAFDMLQVAGGCPAALRPGRWLDLYSGTGSVGIEAISRGCSEAHFIEMDPWVVSEVLRPNLECTGFLDMSVIHTVQVEKFLEQAAKFPGAFEFSIIMDFLCPEKDGCFDYISVTPPYTAVSYDILMSQLSVSPLVGKDTFVLVEYPLRTEMQDSCGPLVKVADRRFGRTHLAIYGPTWSQKKRASKVLPISQLSNALT; from the exons ATGGCTTCTTCATCGCTGTTCACACTCTCTCCGTCTTTCCTCACCACCAGTCATCACCACCACGCCGCTGTTGTGGCTCCTCCCCTCTTTTCCCTCAATTTCAGGACCAAGTTCTCCCCCTCCACCCTCTCACCAGCTTTCTCTa GACGCGGGAATGATATGGACGAGCAGAAGCATTGGATATTGGAAAAGTACGGGCTCGACCCTTCTGACTTCGTCGATGAGTCCTACTCAGAGGGGACCCAAAAG AAGTCTAAGGGAAGGAGGAAAGGAAGGAGAAGTGAAGAGGACAAGGAGGATGGGAAAGGGAGAAGATTGGCACAAGCGTTGGAGGAGCCTAAACCTCCCAGGACGACCCATAAACTGcttcaa GTTCTTGGTGGAAAGGCTCGTAGAAGAAAGCTGCTCTCACCAAAAGGCATGGATGTACGTCCAATGATGGAAGTTGTGCGAGGTGCAGCTTTCGACATGTTGCAG GTAGCTGGCGGTTGTCCTGCTGCTTTACGACCTGGGCGCTGGCTTGATCTTTATAGTGGCACTGGCTCCGTTGGAATTGAAGCCATCAGCCGTGGATGTTCTGAG GCGCACTTCATTGAAATGGATCCCTGGGTTGTATCTGAAGTGCTGAGGCCAAATTTAGAATGTACTGGTTTTTTAGACATGTCTGTGATCCACACAGTCCAGGTTGAGAAATTCCTAGAGCAGGCAGCAAAATTTCCAG GTGCATTTGAATTCAGCATTATCATGGATTTCTTATGCCCAGAGAAAGATGGATGCTTTGATTACATTAGTGTCACGCCACCTTATACGGCTGTGTCATACGACATATTGATGAGTCAGCTGTCTGTTTCACCCTTAGTTGGGAAAGACACATTTGTT CTTGTGGAGTATCCATTAAGGACAGAAATGCAGGATTCTTGTGGTCCTCTTGTAAAG GTTGCTGACAGAAGATTTGGTCGGACACATTTGGCAATTTATGGACCTACATGGTCACAAAAGAAACGCGCATCCAAAGTGTTGCCAATATCCCAGCTGTCAAACGCACTGACTTGA
- the LOC116255472 gene encoding disease resistance protein RPV1-like, translating into MSSLPEQLGNLTALRVLILGKCESLTEVPYSVGDLNQLQHRSLNQCRHLQSVPHLPSSLTIFDISNCSAIKRIPDISNLKNLKRLVLEGLGFLVKFDEPIGHLKELEFLSMRNCKNLQELGSTICQLSSIQTLNLQDCKDISALPEKMGDLASLRELNLKNCASLSVVPNSVEKLNQLQILSIDACRNLKHLPQLPSSLHILHASNCDNLKIVTDVSSLEDLRILNLDRCWNVVDVPGLENLKSLEYLDLHSCESFGQIMEGESYRCRLGVGVADRHRVKDMHAQVLLGGCLKSC; encoded by the exons ATGTCCAGTTTGCCAGAGCAATTAGGAAATTTGACAGCTCTAAGAGTGCTCATCCTTGGTAAATGTGAGTCGCTAACAGAAGTTCCTTATTCTGTCGGTGATCTCAACCAATTACAGCACCGCAGTCTTAATCAATGTAGGCATCTTCAATCTGTGCCCCATCTCCCATCCTCTTTAACAATTTTTGACATCTCTAACTGTTCTGCTATAAAAAGAATTCCAGATATTTCAAACCTAAAGAACTTAAAGAGACTCGTGCTTGAAGGTCTTGGGTTCTTGGTAAAATTTGATGAACCAATTGGGCACCTTAAGGAACTAGAATTCTTGAGCATGAGAAACTGTAAGAATCTACAGGAACTTGGCAGCACCATTTGTCAATTGAGTTCCATACAAACTCTCAACCTTCAAGATTGCAAAGACATTTCTGCTTTGCCAGAGAAAATGGGTGATTTGGCATCTCTAAGGGAACTCAACCTTAAGAATTGTGCTTCATTAAGTGTGGTTCCTAATTCAGTAGAAAAACTCAACCAACTACAGATCCTCAGCATTGATGCATGTCGGAATCTTAAACATTTACCCCAACTTCCATCCTCTTTGCACATTCTTCATGCCAGCAACTGTGATAATCTGAAAATTGTTACCGACGTTTCATCCCTAGAAGATCTAAGAATACTAAACCTGGATAGATGTTGGAATGTTGTCGATGTTCCTGGCCTAGAAAATTTGAAGTCACTGGAATATTTAGACCTACACTCTTGTGAAAGCTTTGGTCAGATTATGGAAGGAGAATCTTACAG GTGTCGACTGGGCGTTGGTGTTGCTGATCGGCACAGAGTCAAGGACATGCATGCTCAAGTCCTGCTTGGTGGTTGTCTTAAAAGTTGTTAG
- the LOC116256528 gene encoding uncharacterized protein LOC116256528 isoform X2, protein MASSSLFTLSPSFLTTSHHHHAAVVAPPLFSLNFRTKFSPSTLSPAFSRRGNDMDEQKHWILEKYGLDPSDFVDESYSEGTQKKSKGRRKGRRSEEDKEDGKGRRLAQALEEPKPPRTTHKLLQVLGGKARRRKLLSPKGMDVRPMMEVVRGAAFDMLQVAGGCPAALRPGRWLDLYSGTGSVGIEAISRGCSEAHFIEMDPWVVSEVLRPNLECTGFLDMSVIHTVQVEKFLEQAAKFPEKDGCFDYISVTPPYTAVSYDILMSQLSVSPLVGKDTFVLVEYPLRTEMQDSCGPLVKVADRRFGRTHLAIYGPTWSQKKRASKVLPISQLSNALT, encoded by the exons ATGGCTTCTTCATCGCTGTTCACACTCTCTCCGTCTTTCCTCACCACCAGTCATCACCACCACGCCGCTGTTGTGGCTCCTCCCCTCTTTTCCCTCAATTTCAGGACCAAGTTCTCCCCCTCCACCCTCTCACCAGCTTTCTCTa GACGCGGGAATGATATGGACGAGCAGAAGCATTGGATATTGGAAAAGTACGGGCTCGACCCTTCTGACTTCGTCGATGAGTCCTACTCAGAGGGGACCCAAAAG AAGTCTAAGGGAAGGAGGAAAGGAAGGAGAAGTGAAGAGGACAAGGAGGATGGGAAAGGGAGAAGATTGGCACAAGCGTTGGAGGAGCCTAAACCTCCCAGGACGACCCATAAACTGcttcaa GTTCTTGGTGGAAAGGCTCGTAGAAGAAAGCTGCTCTCACCAAAAGGCATGGATGTACGTCCAATGATGGAAGTTGTGCGAGGTGCAGCTTTCGACATGTTGCAG GTAGCTGGCGGTTGTCCTGCTGCTTTACGACCTGGGCGCTGGCTTGATCTTTATAGTGGCACTGGCTCCGTTGGAATTGAAGCCATCAGCCGTGGATGTTCTGAG GCGCACTTCATTGAAATGGATCCCTGGGTTGTATCTGAAGTGCTGAGGCCAAATTTAGAATGTACTGGTTTTTTAGACATGTCTGTGATCCACACAGTCCAGGTTGAGAAATTCCTAGAGCAGGCAGCAAAATTTCCAG AGAAAGATGGATGCTTTGATTACATTAGTGTCACGCCACCTTATACGGCTGTGTCATACGACATATTGATGAGTCAGCTGTCTGTTTCACCCTTAGTTGGGAAAGACACATTTGTT CTTGTGGAGTATCCATTAAGGACAGAAATGCAGGATTCTTGTGGTCCTCTTGTAAAG GTTGCTGACAGAAGATTTGGTCGGACACATTTGGCAATTTATGGACCTACATGGTCACAAAAGAAACGCGCATCCAAAGTGTTGCCAATATCCCAGCTGTCAAACGCACTGACTTGA